One genomic region from Bartonella australis AUST/NH1 encodes:
- a CDS encoding cold-shock protein, which produces MISKDALRDCALSEDNFGVCSEVIEISGVIKWFDGSKGYGFIAPDLLELPDVLLHVTVMRRDGFQAALEGARIVCVVQKTERGLKCVQVKSIDCSSALHPSETPVRTHVVVTPESSLERAIVKWFNRDKGFGFLSRGQGTEDIFVHMETLRRFGLAELRPGQVVIVRFGNGKKGLMAAEIYPDIALPFATH; this is translated from the coding sequence ATGATAAGTAAGGATGCATTAAGAGATTGTGCTCTGTCTGAGGACAATTTTGGTGTTTGTAGCGAAGTTATTGAAATTAGCGGTGTCATTAAATGGTTTGATGGCAGCAAAGGGTACGGTTTTATCGCGCCTGATTTACTGGAACTCCCTGATGTATTACTGCATGTTACCGTAATGCGACGGGACGGTTTTCAAGCGGCTTTGGAAGGCGCCAGGATTGTTTGTGTTGTACAAAAAACTGAGCGAGGATTGAAATGTGTTCAAGTTAAGTCTATTGACTGCTCATCAGCTCTTCATCCGTCAGAAACTCCAGTGCGTACGCACGTTGTCGTTACTCCTGAAAGTAGTTTAGAGCGCGCAATTGTTAAGTGGTTTAATCGTGATAAAGGCTTTGGTTTTTTGAGCCGGGGACAAGGAACAGAGGATATTTTTGTTCATATGGAAACATTGCGTCGCTTTGGCTTGGCAGAACTTCGTCCAGGACAAGTTGTTATCGTACGTTTTGGTAATGGAAAAAAAGGTTTGATGGCTGCTGAGATTTATCCTGATATAGCTCTTCCATTTGCTACGCACTAG
- a CDS encoding DUF192 domain-containing protein encodes MSTAKEFMKIPVDPIPLKIITEKGTIFYKVELAFSKAQSKAGLMYRTDFPHDHAMLFRNVISDKPENEREMLMWMADTPLPLDMMFVDSRGIIVSIVENARPFSEDIISSKVPAAFAIEINAGEVADKRIQKGQRIIHPAIYEKY; translated from the coding sequence ATGAGCACAGCAAAAGAATTTATGAAAATTCCCGTTGACCCAATCCCTTTGAAGATAATAACGGAGAAAGGAACGATTTTTTATAAAGTGGAGCTTGCTTTTTCAAAGGCTCAATCAAAAGCTGGCTTGATGTATCGTACTGATTTTCCTCATGATCACGCAATGCTATTCAGGAATGTAATAAGTGATAAACCAGAAAATGAACGGGAAATGCTTATGTGGATGGCAGATACACCTTTACCTTTGGATATGATGTTTGTAGATTCTAGGGGAATAATTGTTTCAATTGTTGAAAATGCTCGTCCATTTTCTGAAGATATCATTTCGTCAAAAGTACCTGCAGCCTTTGCTATCGAAATTAATGCTGGTGAAGTTGCTGATAAACGAATACAAAAAGGGCAACGTATCATCCATCCTGCTATTTACGAGAAATATTAA
- a CDS encoding ABC transporter ATP-binding protein: MNILEIKNLHVHYGAIKAVQDLSMSIQKGSIVTLIGANGAGKSSTVRSIVGLNKSIHGEIIYKGESIIHKQPEEILRLGIALSPEGRRIIPHLTVLENLQLGAYTRSDKAGVARDIKWIFDLFPRLRERCKQLSGTMSGGEQQMLAVGRSLMSNPDVVILDEPSLGLAPLLVREIFSIIQKINDMGKTVLLIEQNAFAALSVADYAYILEVGKILFHGEGKAVLSDPRVKKAYLGG; this comes from the coding sequence ATGAATATTCTTGAAATTAAAAATCTCCATGTTCATTATGGCGCTATTAAAGCTGTTCAAGACCTTTCTATGTCTATACAAAAAGGAAGTATAGTGACTTTAATTGGCGCTAATGGAGCGGGAAAAAGCAGTACTGTGCGTTCTATTGTAGGGCTTAATAAGTCGATTCATGGAGAAATTATATATAAAGGTGAATCTATTATTCACAAACAGCCAGAGGAAATTTTGAGACTGGGCATCGCGCTTAGCCCCGAGGGGCGGCGTATTATACCACATCTTACCGTCTTAGAAAATCTGCAGCTAGGAGCGTATACTCGTAGTGATAAAGCTGGCGTTGCTCGTGATATTAAATGGATATTTGATCTATTCCCGCGTTTACGTGAAAGATGCAAGCAATTAAGTGGTACGATGTCAGGTGGCGAGCAGCAAATGCTAGCTGTAGGGCGTTCACTCATGAGCAATCCTGATGTAGTGATATTGGATGAGCCATCTCTCGGTTTGGCACCACTGCTTGTACGAGAAATTTTTTCAATTATTCAGAAAATTAATGACATGGGAAAAACTGTTCTTCTCATTGAACAAAACGCGTTCGCAGCACTTTCCGTTGCCGACTACGCTTATATTCTGGAAGTAGGAAAAATTCTCTTCCACGGTGAAGGTAAAGCCGTGCTTTCTGATCCACGAGTCAAAAAAGCCTACCTCGGCGGCTGA
- the gatC gene encoding Asp-tRNA(Asn)/Glu-tRNA(Gln) amidotransferase subunit GatC: MSVDDKTVKRVARLARIAVHDDEAERITKELNTILGFIEQLDEVDVSGIEPSISVVEATLRMRKDVVTDGNKVADIMANAPATEENFFLVPKIVE, encoded by the coding sequence ATGTCTGTTGACGATAAGACAGTCAAGCGGGTAGCGCGTTTGGCGCGTATTGCTGTCCATGATGATGAGGCAGAGCGTATAACAAAAGAGCTCAATACCATTTTAGGTTTTATAGAACAATTGGACGAGGTCGACGTCAGTGGGATTGAGCCATCGATATCGGTTGTGGAAGCGACTTTACGAATGCGCAAAGACGTCGTCACGGACGGTAATAAAGTGGCGGATATTATGGCAAATGCGCCTGCAACAGAAGAAAATTTCTTTCTTGTCCCAAAAATCGTCGAGTAA
- a CDS encoding ABC transporter ATP-binding protein, with protein sequence MNNTILSLNNVTMRFGGLIAVNNVNIAIKRGTITGLIGPNGAGKTTVFNMVSGFYAPTDGKILLNEQKICGLPPYAICKSRIARTFQNIRLFSGLTVLQNVMVGAHIWQKQPWFASALFLPNAIKEKNKIYKSSMKLLKQLQLDHLADQRATTLSYGAQRRLEIARALATKPKLLLLDEPAAGMNPKESEELREFIEKVRKEFDLTILLIEHDMKVVMGLCQYIWVLEHGSCIANGTPDKIRDNPKVVEAYLGGDIHEYS encoded by the coding sequence ATGAATAATACTATCCTTTCACTCAATAACGTTACGATGCGTTTTGGCGGATTGATTGCCGTAAATAATGTTAATATAGCTATAAAGCGTGGGACAATTACCGGGTTAATTGGCCCAAATGGTGCAGGAAAAACCACTGTTTTTAATATGGTTTCTGGTTTTTATGCTCCAACTGATGGAAAAATTTTGCTAAACGAGCAGAAAATTTGCGGGCTTCCACCTTATGCTATTTGTAAAAGCCGTATTGCGCGAACATTTCAAAATATTCGCCTTTTTTCAGGGTTAACAGTATTGCAAAATGTCATGGTGGGCGCTCATATCTGGCAGAAACAACCATGGTTCGCTTCAGCTCTATTTTTGCCAAATGCAATTAAAGAAAAAAATAAAATTTACAAAAGCTCGATGAAGCTTCTTAAACAGCTTCAGCTCGATCATCTCGCTGATCAGCGAGCAACTACTTTATCTTACGGCGCGCAACGACGTCTAGAAATAGCTCGTGCCTTAGCAACAAAACCAAAATTGCTTCTCCTTGATGAACCTGCAGCCGGTATGAACCCAAAAGAAAGCGAAGAACTCAGAGAATTTATAGAAAAAGTAAGAAAAGAATTCGATCTCACGATTTTGTTGATTGAGCATGATATGAAAGTTGTTATGGGACTTTGTCAGTATATTTGGGTGCTAGAACACGGCAGTTGCATCGCTAACGGCACGCCCGACAAAATCCGCGATAATCCCAAAGTCGTTGAAGCTTATCTTGGTGGAGATATACATGAATATTCTTGA
- a CDS encoding ABC transporter substrate-binding protein, producing MRKFFTTAATVMAFITSAYASDPIKIGVYLPLTGQNAFGGQLELEGVQLAHKKMPEVLGRKVELIIIDNKSDKVEAANAVMRLTASDKVSGIIGSYGSSLALAGGEVSEKAKTPAVATSATNPLVTQGKKYYFRACFTDSYQGMGAATYAFQTLHAKKAAILKDISSDYAIGLASYFSASFKKLGGEIISNLNYNSGDQDFSAALIQIIAQEPDVLFMPSYFSEGAIIMKQARELGAKFHIMGGDAMDNPETIAIAGKAAEGFLHTTLPYDENMPNMSEAAQKFTNEWKETYPGKGANINSVLGYTSYLMFVTAIKNAGSADREAITTELGKLKDFQTPFGNMSMDENHNPQMPIGIIEIKDGKRVYLNEIEPAI from the coding sequence ATGAGGAAATTTTTTACCACAGCTGCTACAGTGATGGCATTTATAACAAGCGCTTATGCCAGCGATCCCATCAAAATTGGCGTGTACCTTCCATTAACAGGTCAAAATGCGTTTGGAGGCCAACTTGAGCTTGAAGGCGTACAGTTAGCTCACAAAAAAATGCCGGAAGTATTAGGGCGTAAGGTTGAGCTTATTATTATCGATAATAAATCTGATAAAGTAGAAGCGGCCAATGCCGTAATGCGCTTGACCGCGAGTGATAAAGTTAGCGGTATCATCGGAAGCTACGGTTCTTCGTTAGCATTAGCTGGCGGTGAAGTATCTGAAAAGGCCAAAACCCCCGCTGTAGCAACTTCAGCGACAAATCCACTGGTCACACAGGGCAAAAAATACTATTTCCGCGCATGCTTTACTGATTCTTATCAAGGTATGGGTGCCGCGACTTACGCTTTCCAAACCTTACATGCAAAAAAAGCAGCTATATTAAAAGATATATCGAGTGATTATGCAATCGGCCTCGCAAGCTATTTTAGTGCATCATTTAAAAAATTAGGGGGCGAAATTATTTCAAATTTAAATTACAATTCTGGGGATCAGGATTTTTCAGCAGCTCTCATACAAATTATAGCACAGGAGCCGGATGTTTTGTTTATGCCATCCTATTTTTCTGAAGGCGCAATTATCATGAAGCAGGCACGCGAGCTGGGCGCAAAATTTCATATTATGGGTGGCGATGCCATGGATAATCCAGAAACTATCGCAATTGCAGGGAAAGCCGCAGAGGGCTTTTTACATACAACACTTCCTTATGATGAAAATATGCCCAATATGTCAGAAGCTGCGCAAAAATTTACGAATGAATGGAAGGAAACTTACCCCGGTAAAGGGGCGAATATCAATTCTGTTTTAGGATATACTAGTTACTTAATGTTCGTGACAGCCATTAAAAACGCCGGCAGCGCAGATCGGGAAGCAATTACAACGGAACTTGGAAAATTAAAAGATTTTCAGACCCCTTTTGGTAATATGTCTATGGATGAAAATCATAATCCCCAAATGCCTATTGGTATAATTGAAATAAAGGATGGAAAACGCGTCTATCTGAATGAAATCGAACCAGCCATCTAA
- a CDS encoding acyl-CoA dehydrogenase family protein: MSAVFTQRADQKNAFLDDTLMFRIASTFPASLLESFEKIGNFVSSYEAKDFSRLANRYRPVLRYDKKWGQLAGQLEIHPAYHALQRYSREAGLVTSLWEDITSETGVRYQARAIRLALLAGLETGHLNEITVTSAVIAALIGDIELFQKWQNILLSRRYDLSPKPILDKMGASLTCAFDDVETSERRFSNFSAAQKVSFDEKMERDLYCLYVTKTNVINPMADGYLVSAELDGCLSCFLVPRIQENGALNGTISICHLVERSGECSVSEGCVNFRGSHGWLLGNVGEGDKVIKDIETMMRFDQSVVSVGILRAALQFGVDFFRQRMPKQPFPALAERIFADIALDVAASQALVMRLARAFDNAANNCAEAAFARIMTPIIVYHVSQLIVPIIGEIIAQLGLESFIEGNPLSQMLRDGPARIVRNSSANQLAKDAVLIADKAPGLFQQLLEEIATDIGPAGPRAIEIINSAARMALTNEGAGRFFVEQVAYATAAASLRYTGMEDVSNAYMESRLGGQWRSSYGMLIARYNAGRLLDILYPSV, encoded by the coding sequence ATGAGCGCTGTGTTTACGCAGAGAGCAGACCAGAAAAATGCATTTCTTGACGATACACTTATGTTTCGTATCGCATCTACGTTTCCTGCATCTTTGTTAGAAAGTTTTGAAAAAATAGGAAATTTTGTATCGAGTTACGAAGCAAAAGATTTTTCTCGTTTAGCGAATCGCTACCGTCCAGTATTACGCTACGATAAAAAATGGGGTCAGTTAGCAGGGCAATTAGAGATACATCCCGCTTATCACGCTCTTCAACGGTACTCAAGAGAGGCGGGTTTGGTTACTTCGTTATGGGAAGATATAACTTCAGAAACTGGAGTACGTTATCAAGCACGGGCCATCCGTTTAGCTTTATTAGCTGGCTTAGAAACGGGACATTTAAATGAAATTACTGTAACAAGCGCGGTTATTGCGGCATTAATTGGTGATATTGAATTATTTCAAAAATGGCAAAATATACTTTTATCACGCCGGTACGATTTATCGCCAAAACCTATTCTTGATAAAATGGGGGCTTCACTCACTTGTGCTTTCGATGATGTTGAAACAAGTGAAAGGCGCTTTTCCAATTTTTCAGCCGCTCAAAAAGTTTCTTTTGATGAAAAAATGGAGCGCGATCTGTATTGTTTATATGTCACAAAAACCAATGTTATTAATCCTATGGCAGATGGATATCTCGTTAGTGCCGAATTAGATGGTTGTTTAAGCTGTTTTTTAGTTCCGCGTATACAAGAAAATGGCGCATTAAATGGCACTATATCGATTTGCCATTTAGTAGAGCGTTCCGGAGAATGTTCAGTTTCAGAGGGATGTGTTAATTTTCGAGGGAGTCATGGTTGGCTTTTGGGTAACGTCGGGGAAGGAGATAAAGTAATCAAGGATATCGAGACCATGATGCGTTTCGATCAGTCCGTAGTATCAGTCGGTATTTTGCGAGCAGCGCTTCAATTTGGCGTTGATTTTTTTCGGCAGAGAATGCCAAAACAGCCTTTTCCTGCATTGGCAGAACGTATTTTTGCCGATATTGCACTCGACGTCGCTGCTTCACAAGCATTGGTTATGCGTTTAGCACGAGCTTTTGATAATGCTGCAAATAATTGCGCTGAAGCAGCTTTTGCGCGTATCATGACGCCCATCATTGTTTATCATGTAAGTCAGTTGATTGTCCCTATTATTGGCGAAATTATTGCACAACTTGGCTTAGAAAGCTTCATAGAGGGCAATCCATTATCGCAAATGTTACGTGATGGGCCTGCGCGGATAGTTAGAAATAGTAGTGCTAATCAATTAGCGAAGGATGCAGTTCTGATAGCCGATAAAGCACCTGGGTTATTTCAGCAATTATTAGAAGAAATCGCAACTGATATTGGACCAGCCGGTCCACGAGCAATTGAAATTATCAATTCTGCTGCACGTATGGCGTTAACAAATGAGGGAGCAGGTAGGTTTTTTGTTGAGCAAGTAGCGTACGCAACTGCGGCTGCATCGTTACGTTATACGGGGATGGAGGATGTTTCAAATGCCTATATGGAAAGTCGCCTTGGAGGGCAATGGAGATCATCTTATGGTATGCTGATTGCGCGGTATAATGCAGGACGGTTATTGGATATTCTTTATCCATCTGTATGA
- a CDS encoding branched-chain amino acid ABC transporter permease, with amino-acid sequence MSTEMFIQYFFNALALGSLYGLIAIGYTIVYGILRLINFAHGDIFMLGAYFVFFSTVSFMPTWVAILLLLCAVLMYYSAFIGFKKRPKNYWIAIFLIFILGLVYYSKIAPQNFTPIWILSICFAIFITSAVGIAIDWFAYKPLRNAPRISGLIGAIGISFLIENLATMIFGGVPKGVKQPDFLVAPIQLHLGSEKIIRIVPMSLIVPIISFILVIFLLWIINKTRPGLAMRAISHDIETTRLMGVSVDKVIAFAFAVGSGLAAVAGIMWALRYPQIQPYMGVLPGLKAFIAAVIGGIGSIPGAMLGGLLLGFIEIMVTAFFPALSGYRDAFAFILLILILLMMPTGLMGKKSQEKI; translated from the coding sequence ATGAGCACTGAAATGTTCATCCAGTATTTTTTTAATGCGCTAGCATTAGGATCTCTTTATGGGCTTATCGCAATTGGTTACACCATTGTCTATGGCATCTTGAGATTAATTAATTTTGCTCATGGTGATATCTTTATGCTGGGGGCATATTTTGTTTTCTTTTCTACAGTTAGTTTTATGCCTACCTGGGTCGCTATTTTGCTGCTATTGTGCGCAGTTCTAATGTATTATTCAGCATTTATAGGATTTAAAAAAAGGCCTAAAAATTATTGGATTGCTATTTTTCTTATTTTTATCTTGGGACTTGTCTACTATTCAAAAATTGCACCACAAAATTTTACACCAATTTGGATTTTATCCATTTGTTTTGCAATTTTTATTACGAGTGCAGTAGGCATTGCTATTGATTGGTTTGCTTACAAGCCCTTGCGTAATGCTCCGCGTATTTCGGGGCTTATCGGTGCGATTGGGATTTCTTTTCTCATCGAAAATCTTGCAACCATGATCTTTGGTGGTGTTCCAAAAGGTGTAAAGCAGCCAGATTTTCTTGTTGCACCAATTCAATTGCATTTGGGATCAGAGAAAATCATTCGAATTGTTCCTATGTCTCTCATCGTCCCTATTATTTCGTTCATTCTTGTTATTTTTTTGCTATGGATCATCAACAAAACGAGACCTGGCCTTGCTATGCGTGCGATTTCACATGATATTGAAACTACTCGTTTAATGGGTGTTTCTGTTGATAAAGTCATTGCATTCGCGTTTGCCGTAGGTTCTGGGCTAGCTGCTGTTGCAGGAATTATGTGGGCTTTGCGCTACCCGCAAATTCAGCCTTATATGGGCGTTCTTCCTGGATTAAAAGCTTTTATAGCCGCCGTTATCGGAGGTATCGGCTCAATTCCAGGAGCAATGCTTGGGGGATTATTGCTGGGATTTATTGAAATTATGGTTACAGCCTTCTTTCCGGCTTTATCCGGATATCGAGATGCTTTTGCATTCATCTTATTAATTCTTATCTTATTGATGATGCCTACTGGCTTAATGGGCAAAAAAAGTCAGGAGAAAATTTAA
- a CDS encoding branched-chain amino acid ABC transporter permease: MARSAKIFLSVIAITVFIGFLFYAESHFNDYTLRVINLIAINAILAISLNLIYGFTGMFSLGHAGFMAIGAYVCAILLLSPEQKEMMWILEPIAEPLQNLQLPFFPAVLIGGLCAAVIGLLITLPVLRLGGDYLGIATLGFSEIIRVVITNTTSLTNGALGIKGIPQKATLWWNYGWLAFTIIFVALLLRSNTGNVLRAIRDDEIAAKTMGINAFFYRSFSFTVGAFFAGIGGALMASLISTIDPKMFNFLLTFNILMIVVAGGLGSITGSVVGSVVITVMLEWLRIIENPLNFGFINIPGIPGLRMVVFSLLLLAIILFWRKGLLGQHEFSWNGIYCFLTRKKPSNSKKNHE; encoded by the coding sequence ATGGCGAGATCAGCTAAAATATTTTTATCAGTCATTGCTATTACAGTTTTTATCGGTTTCTTATTTTATGCTGAGAGTCATTTTAATGACTATACACTCCGTGTTATTAATCTTATCGCCATCAATGCTATATTAGCGATCTCGCTTAATTTAATTTACGGATTTACAGGTATGTTTTCTCTTGGGCATGCTGGTTTTATGGCAATTGGTGCTTATGTATGCGCAATTTTGCTCCTCTCTCCAGAACAAAAAGAAATGATGTGGATTCTCGAACCGATAGCCGAACCGCTGCAAAATTTACAGTTACCATTTTTTCCTGCCGTTCTTATAGGCGGCCTGTGTGCTGCAGTTATAGGTCTATTAATTACCTTACCTGTATTGCGCCTTGGAGGCGATTATCTTGGAATTGCAACTTTAGGTTTTTCGGAAATTATTCGCGTTGTCATTACCAATACCACATCCTTAACAAACGGTGCCTTAGGAATCAAAGGGATACCTCAAAAAGCTACATTGTGGTGGAATTATGGTTGGTTGGCATTTACGATTATCTTTGTTGCTCTTTTATTGCGCAGCAACACTGGCAATGTATTACGTGCTATCCGTGATGACGAAATTGCCGCGAAAACAATGGGGATTAATGCTTTTTTTTATCGCAGTTTTTCCTTCACTGTCGGTGCGTTTTTTGCGGGTATTGGGGGCGCATTAATGGCTTCTCTTATTTCGACTATCGACCCAAAAATGTTCAACTTTCTCCTCACCTTTAATATTTTGATGATTGTCGTCGCTGGCGGTCTCGGTTCTATTACAGGCAGTGTCGTTGGCAGCGTCGTTATTACAGTAATGCTTGAATGGCTTCGTATTATAGAAAATCCATTAAATTTTGGATTTATAAACATTCCTGGGATACCTGGTTTACGAATGGTCGTTTTTTCACTTTTACTGTTGGCAATTATCTTATTTTGGAGAAAAGGATTATTGGGCCAACATGAATTCTCGTGGAACGGAATTTATTGCTTTTTAACACGAAAAAAGCCCTCTAATAGTAAGAAAAATCATGAATAA
- the ruvX gene encoding Holliday junction resolvase RuvX: MTIISINEVTAHLLSGQTVAGLDLGTKTIGIAISDISLMFSNPRPVIQRKKFTLDAHALVKIFNNENVGAAVIGLPINMDGSNGPRVQATKTFVKNMTIYTRIPFVFWDERLSTIAAQRCLLEMDVSRSKRPNRIDSAAAAFILQGALDRIQILNHTDG; this comes from the coding sequence ATGACAATTATTAGCATAAACGAGGTTACCGCGCATCTTTTATCTGGGCAAACAGTGGCAGGTTTAGATTTAGGCACGAAAACTATTGGCATTGCTATTTCCGATATCAGTTTGATGTTTTCGAATCCGCGCCCTGTTATTCAACGGAAAAAGTTTACACTCGATGCTCACGCACTTGTAAAGATTTTTAATAACGAAAATGTAGGCGCCGCCGTCATCGGTCTACCCATCAATATGGATGGAAGTAACGGCCCACGCGTCCAGGCTACTAAAACTTTTGTCAAAAATATGACAATATATACAAGAATTCCCTTCGTTTTTTGGGATGAACGATTATCGACAATCGCCGCGCAACGCTGCCTTTTAGAAATGGATGTATCACGCTCTAAAAGGCCAAACCGCATCGATTCAGCCGCTGCTGCTTTTATACTGCAAGGTGCTCTTGATAGAATTCAGATTCTGAATCATACAGATGGATAA
- a CDS encoding alpha/beta fold hydrolase: MTAEDVCFFEHDGLRLAYREEGQGAPILLIHGFASSARVNWQATGWFRSLVEAGYRVIALDNRGHGNSDKSYDPSFYMPPAMASDAVRLLQHLRLPKAHVMGYSMGARISAFMALLHPTYVHSVIFGGLGIGMVKGAGNWKPVAEALLAKDVSAIADSRGLMFRKFADQTKSDKRALAACIMTSKQELTESEIRSIKRPALVAVGSLDEIAGQAEPLAALLPHGEVLQIPNRNHMLAVGDKVYKKGVIDFLSRHPMV, encoded by the coding sequence ATGACAGCAGAAGATGTTTGTTTTTTTGAGCATGATGGTTTGCGATTAGCTTACCGTGAAGAAGGGCAGGGCGCACCCATTTTATTAATTCATGGTTTTGCGTCTTCTGCACGTGTTAATTGGCAAGCAACAGGTTGGTTTCGTAGCCTTGTTGAAGCGGGTTACCGCGTTATTGCCCTTGATAACCGCGGACACGGTAATTCAGATAAAAGTTACGATCCTTCATTTTATATGCCGCCAGCTATGGCTAGTGATGCGGTCAGGTTACTTCAGCATTTAAGATTACCCAAAGCCCATGTTATGGGATATTCCATGGGTGCTCGAATTAGTGCATTTATGGCTCTTTTACATCCGACGTATGTGCATAGTGTGATCTTTGGTGGCTTAGGTATTGGTATGGTAAAAGGAGCAGGTAACTGGAAACCTGTCGCAGAAGCTCTTTTAGCAAAAGATGTTTCGGCTATTGCCGATTCGCGTGGTCTAATGTTTCGTAAATTCGCGGACCAAACCAAAAGTGATAAGCGGGCTTTAGCTGCTTGTATTATGACATCAAAACAGGAATTAACAGAGTCTGAGATTCGTAGTATCAAGCGGCCCGCGCTCGTTGCAGTTGGCTCTTTGGACGAGATTGCTGGTCAAGCAGAGCCGCTGGCAGCTTTGCTACCACACGGTGAAGTATTACAAATTCCTAATCGAAACCATATGCTCGCTGTGGGAGACAAAGTTTATAAAAAAGGTGTTATCGATTTTCTTTCTCGTCATCCTATGGTTTAA
- the gatA gene encoding Asp-tRNA(Asn)/Glu-tRNA(Gln) amidotransferase subunit GatA, translating into MTDLTTLTIAQARDALTKGDFKAVELTEAYLKAIELANPILNAYVAIVAEQALKMAAKSDDRFAKGQAGILEGIPLGIKDLFATRGIHTQACSYILDGFKPEYESTVTANLWKDGAVMLGKLNMDEFAMGSSNETSYYGPVINPWRKKGADEDLVPGGSSGGSAAAVAARLCAGAMATDTGGSIRQPAAFTGTVGIKPTYGRCSRWGVIAYASSFDQAGPIGRDVRDCAIMLKSMASFDDKDSTSVNLPVPDYESYIGQSIKGMKIGIPQEYYMERMPPEIIELWQKGILWLKEAGAEIIDVSLPHTKYALPAYYIVAPAEASSNLARYDGVRFGLRVPGKDITAMYENTRSVGFGYEVKRRILIGTYVLSADCYDSCYLKAQKVRTLIKRDFDQCFSSGIDAILTPTTPTPAFGIADKRIKDDTVAMYLNDICTVPVNMAGLPGVSVPAGLSSNGLPLGLQLIGKPFAEEIIFQIAYIIEQAAGMLKAEKWWP; encoded by the coding sequence ATGACAGATTTAACAACCTTAACAATTGCGCAAGCCCGTGACGCTTTAACAAAGGGAGATTTTAAGGCAGTTGAGTTAACTGAAGCTTACTTAAAAGCAATTGAATTAGCTAATCCAATTTTAAATGCTTATGTAGCAATAGTCGCGGAACAGGCGCTAAAAATGGCCGCTAAATCAGATGATCGCTTTGCTAAAGGGCAGGCTGGTATTTTGGAGGGAATACCTCTTGGAATTAAAGATCTCTTTGCAACACGGGGTATTCACACACAGGCTTGTTCATATATCCTCGATGGTTTTAAACCGGAATACGAATCAACTGTAACCGCTAATTTATGGAAAGATGGAGCGGTTATGCTAGGTAAGCTTAATATGGACGAGTTTGCCATGGGATCGTCTAACGAAACGTCGTATTATGGGCCAGTGATTAATCCATGGCGGAAAAAAGGGGCAGATGAGGATCTTGTACCAGGCGGATCGTCAGGTGGTTCGGCGGCCGCCGTTGCGGCACGGCTTTGTGCAGGCGCAATGGCAACCGATACCGGAGGATCGATACGCCAACCCGCGGCTTTCACTGGTACTGTGGGCATAAAGCCAACTTATGGACGATGTTCGCGTTGGGGAGTGATCGCATATGCTTCGTCATTTGACCAAGCAGGGCCTATCGGGCGGGATGTTCGTGATTGTGCTATCATGCTTAAATCAATGGCTTCTTTTGACGATAAAGATTCAACTTCGGTTAATTTACCGGTACCCGATTATGAAAGTTATATTGGCCAATCAATCAAAGGAATGAAAATTGGTATTCCACAAGAATATTATATGGAGAGGATGCCTCCCGAGATTATTGAGCTTTGGCAGAAAGGGATTCTTTGGTTGAAAGAAGCGGGGGCTGAGATTATCGACGTCTCGTTACCTCACACAAAATACGCCTTACCTGCTTATTATATTGTAGCTCCGGCAGAAGCATCTTCTAATTTAGCTCGCTATGATGGCGTCCGTTTTGGGCTTCGTGTTCCGGGAAAAGACATCACCGCAATGTATGAAAATACCCGATCAGTTGGTTTTGGTTACGAAGTTAAACGGCGTATTTTGATTGGGACCTACGTCCTCTCAGCGGATTGTTACGATTCGTGCTATCTTAAAGCTCAAAAAGTACGAACATTAATTAAACGTGATTTTGATCAATGTTTTTCTTCTGGTATTGATGCCATTTTAACACCCACAACCCCGACACCGGCTTTCGGAATTGCAGATAAAAGGATAAAAGACGACACTGTGGCAATGTATCTTAATGATATTTGTACTGTGCCAGTTAACATGGCGGGCTTACCAGGGGTATCTGTCCCCGCGGGTTTATCGTCAAATGGTTTGCCGTTGGGATTGCAATTGATCGGTAAGCCTTTTGCTGAAGAAATAATTTTCCAGATAGCGTATATTATAGAACAGGCAGCAGGGATGCTGAAGGCCGAAAAATGGTGGCCTTAA